In a single window of the Terriglobus roseus genome:
- a CDS encoding GumC family protein, which translates to MSKTVQHLPASAVEPTSDSIPLEVSVLDILILLRRRMRMLLISAVTCGALGFVIASLEPKVYTATTSILPPQQASSSSSLLAQLGGLGSLAGLGGGAGIKSTTDLYIGLMKSVTVEDGMIRHFHLDDEFKEKYHSLVRRDLENITKFDGTGKDGLIRISVTEKSPQRAAELANGWIQEYQRLSSSLALGEASQRRLFLEQQLAQVKTNLTTSEEELKRIQQTSGLIQLDSQARALIETTAGLRAQIAAKEVQIQSMQTYSGTGNVDLISAQQELSSLRAQLTKLGGGQSGNIGDPIVPQGKLPQLGLDYGRKTREVRYNETLYEILARQFEAAKLDEAREGAVIQVVDRALPPDYKSGPSRLKLLLAGFFIGLFVPMAWVLWGGMIRFLRRSPDWAVKLDALGGKS; encoded by the coding sequence GTGAGTAAAACCGTGCAGCACCTACCAGCCTCCGCGGTAGAGCCAACCTCTGACTCCATTCCATTAGAAGTCTCCGTGCTGGACATCCTGATCTTGTTGCGGCGACGGATGAGAATGTTGCTCATCAGTGCCGTCACCTGTGGAGCTCTTGGTTTCGTAATTGCATCTCTTGAACCGAAGGTTTACACAGCCACGACCAGCATCCTTCCACCGCAGCAGGCGAGTTCGTCCTCATCGTTGCTCGCTCAACTGGGCGGACTTGGGTCGCTGGCCGGGCTCGGTGGCGGAGCCGGAATCAAAAGCACCACAGACCTTTATATCGGCCTGATGAAAAGTGTGACCGTGGAAGACGGCATGATCCGACACTTCCATCTGGACGACGAGTTCAAAGAGAAATATCACTCGCTGGTTCGCCGTGATTTGGAGAACATCACCAAGTTCGATGGTACGGGCAAAGACGGACTGATCCGTATCTCGGTCACGGAGAAGTCGCCGCAGCGCGCAGCTGAATTGGCGAACGGCTGGATTCAGGAGTATCAAAGATTATCCTCCTCGCTTGCGCTCGGTGAGGCCTCGCAACGGCGACTGTTTCTGGAACAGCAGCTGGCTCAGGTTAAGACCAACCTGACTACGAGCGAAGAAGAATTGAAGCGCATCCAGCAGACCAGCGGTCTGATCCAGCTCGACAGCCAGGCGCGGGCATTGATTGAGACGACAGCAGGCCTTCGCGCCCAAATTGCGGCGAAGGAAGTCCAGATACAGTCCATGCAGACCTACTCTGGCACCGGCAACGTGGACCTGATCTCCGCCCAGCAGGAACTGTCGAGTTTGCGCGCACAGTTGACCAAGCTTGGTGGCGGACAGTCCGGCAACATTGGCGACCCGATCGTTCCACAAGGAAAGTTGCCCCAGTTAGGGCTGGACTATGGACGGAAGACTCGTGAGGTTCGATACAACGAGACACTGTACGAGATCCTGGCGCGGCAGTTCGAAGCGGCCAAACTCGATGAAGCTCGCGAAGGTGCAGTGATCCAGGTAGTGGATCGCGCTCTTCCGCCGGATTACAAGTCGGGACCGTCGCGCCTGAAGCTACTGCTGGCGGGCTTCTTCATCGGTCTGTTTGTGCCAATGGCTTGGGTGCTCTGGGGCGGGATGATTCGCTTTCTGCGCCGGTCTCCGGATTGGGCGGTCAAGCTGGATGCACTCGGCGGAAAGTCGTGA
- a CDS encoding capsule assembly Wzi family protein: protein MQFSRNRIICAAILLGVYGTECAAYAQSGDDTPSHLEVANAGRGTAGSSFIPVDSWITSSAIRLYELGYLPTLYLGLRPWTRVSLAHALKLSETELLQGDPGGEAVEIFDRLRHELRAESEDPTASAARITPEYGYTRVRAISGNVLTDSYHFGQTIVNDYGRPTQNGANSISGFAAHGVAGRFSLSFRGEYQHAPAGPGFTPAVATELTLIDRPDLRFPAPIVAAGPVASSDVFRIVEADASVHLLGHEISFGKQDAWLGPAQGASMIWSNNAESPYTFRINRVEPLWVPGLSRVTGLFRYEFRVGSLKGHTVPNSPWIHSEKVSFKPTPDLEFGFSRSVIWGGKEHVPITLGSFWRSFVSLTGVNPAVKASREDPGARFSQFDFSWRIPWQSHLITLYTDSITHDNVFPISNPERSGWRPGIYLSRLPWLKRADLRVEAANTDTSVRTLDKGQYTYWETAQPEGYTNKGQLMGDWIGRQGKGGQAWLTWHLHPGEFVQLDWRMAKASNLFLAGGTTQQQLGLSTTFRPRRDIEISGALKGEVWRAPLMSAGTHSNVYGEAQVRWYFKP from the coding sequence TTGCAGTTCTCCCGAAATCGAATTATTTGCGCCGCGATCCTTCTGGGCGTCTACGGCACAGAATGCGCCGCATACGCCCAAAGTGGAGACGATACCCCGTCACATCTCGAAGTTGCGAATGCAGGGCGCGGCACGGCCGGCTCATCCTTCATCCCAGTCGATAGTTGGATCACGAGCTCCGCAATTCGCCTGTACGAACTGGGTTATCTGCCTACGTTGTATCTCGGTTTGCGCCCATGGACACGAGTATCGCTTGCACATGCCCTGAAACTTTCGGAGACGGAGCTTTTACAGGGCGATCCGGGCGGGGAGGCTGTCGAGATTTTTGATCGCCTGCGACACGAGTTGCGAGCGGAATCGGAAGACCCCACAGCAAGCGCAGCCCGCATTACTCCGGAGTATGGCTACACGCGTGTGCGGGCCATCAGCGGCAACGTCCTGACCGACAGCTACCACTTTGGCCAGACGATCGTTAACGACTACGGCAGGCCCACGCAGAACGGTGCGAACAGCATCAGTGGTTTCGCTGCGCACGGCGTGGCCGGGCGCTTCTCTCTCAGCTTCCGCGGTGAGTATCAGCACGCGCCGGCTGGACCAGGGTTTACGCCCGCCGTCGCAACCGAACTCACCCTCATTGATCGGCCCGACCTGCGATTCCCGGCACCGATTGTTGCTGCCGGTCCTGTAGCGTCAAGCGACGTCTTTCGGATTGTGGAAGCTGATGCATCGGTTCATTTGCTGGGGCATGAGATCTCCTTTGGCAAGCAGGACGCTTGGTTGGGGCCCGCGCAGGGAGCCAGCATGATCTGGTCAAACAATGCTGAGAGCCCTTACACCTTTCGCATCAACCGCGTGGAGCCTCTTTGGGTTCCGGGACTATCCCGTGTAACCGGCCTCTTCCGGTATGAATTCCGAGTGGGCAGCCTGAAAGGCCACACCGTTCCTAATTCCCCGTGGATTCATAGCGAGAAGGTCAGTTTCAAGCCTACGCCCGACCTCGAGTTTGGGTTCTCGCGTTCCGTCATTTGGGGTGGCAAGGAACATGTACCCATTACCCTGGGCAGTTTTTGGCGAAGCTTCGTCAGTCTAACCGGGGTAAATCCTGCGGTGAAGGCCTCGCGCGAAGATCCTGGTGCGCGCTTCTCGCAGTTTGATTTTTCCTGGCGGATCCCTTGGCAGAGCCACCTCATAACCCTCTACACCGATTCCATCACGCATGACAACGTCTTTCCGATATCCAACCCGGAACGCAGCGGATGGCGACCAGGCATCTATCTTTCGCGACTGCCTTGGCTGAAGCGAGCGGATCTTCGCGTGGAAGCCGCCAACACGGATACGAGTGTCCGCACCTTGGACAAGGGCCAGTACACCTATTGGGAAACGGCGCAACCAGAGGGCTACACGAACAAAGGTCAGCTGATGGGCGACTGGATCGGACGGCAGGGCAAGGGTGGCCAAGCGTGGTTGACGTGGCATCTGCATCCGGGTGAGTTCGTACAGTTGGACTGGCGCATGGCGAAGGCATCCAACCTGTTCCTTGCCGGCGGCACCACGCAGCAACAGC